Proteins encoded within one genomic window of Sphingomonas sp. KRR8:
- a CDS encoding HIG1 domain-containing protein, producing the protein MNTLLIIVLVVLMAAVAYVLVRGVMAMASGKVGNQQEQQQWMRKRVLYQGIAVFVAVAILMLAGSGR; encoded by the coding sequence ATGAACACGCTCCTCATCATCGTGCTGGTCGTCCTGATGGCCGCCGTCGCTTACGTCCTGGTTCGGGGCGTCATGGCCATGGCATCGGGCAAGGTCGGCAACCAGCAAGAGCAGCAGCAGTGGATGCGCAAGCGCGTCCTCTACCAGGGTATCGCGGTGTTCGTCGCCGTTGCCATCCTGATGCTGGCCGGATCGGGCCGCTAA
- a CDS encoding DUF885 domain-containing protein, whose translation MRHLTWLAAALLTAPAAIAPAQPAAPAASATAASEDARLTAFLDAEFAQDLKLRPQLATRLGSKEGQDRLDDNSDAGQLQRLQARRASVARMKAQFDRNKLSPAGQTNYDIWQTELDRAELQYRYRRFQPPFYSFLYSANTSLPDFMINTHTVSDAGDMKAYNARLRAIPAALDIAITQSRQSSVAGIRAPKFQIERIISGSRTLITGAPFDRGKDSPLWADAKAKVAKLRSGNKVTQAEADTLLADARTSVLALKPGYERVIAWARSELPRAPSGRVGAISLPGGTDWYATALKINTTLDLTADQIHAIGLKEVARIEGEQDALARTAGFANRQAFYADRAKRFPPAEYTDATRKEYLDRANAAIAHNRELLPARFNNFPQYRMEVVREPSFSEVAGGAAHAAPPSPDGVRPGRVYVHLVGKTEDPAAVYDLMCHEGVPGHVMAGDIQVRQTGTPRFRRAGGYVAFNEGWALYAELLCKEMGAFPDVAADFMRLDAELFRAARLVVDTGIHAKGWTEDRAVAYMIASGRLSPEMARSEVRRYITLPGQATGYKIGMLKIMELRAAAEKALGPKFDIKAFDDLIIAEGSQPLPVLERRVNNWVAAQR comes from the coding sequence ATGCGTCACCTGACCTGGCTCGCCGCCGCCCTGCTCACCGCCCCGGCCGCGATCGCGCCCGCCCAGCCCGCCGCTCCCGCCGCCAGCGCCACGGCCGCCAGCGAGGATGCGCGGCTGACCGCCTTCCTCGATGCCGAGTTCGCCCAGGACCTCAAGCTTCGGCCCCAGCTCGCCACCCGGCTGGGTTCCAAGGAAGGACAGGACCGGCTCGACGACAACAGCGATGCCGGCCAGCTGCAGCGGCTCCAGGCGCGCCGCGCCAGCGTGGCCCGGATGAAGGCGCAGTTCGACCGCAACAAGCTCTCGCCGGCCGGCCAGACCAACTATGACATCTGGCAGACCGAACTTGACCGGGCTGAGCTCCAGTACCGGTACCGCCGCTTCCAGCCGCCCTTCTATTCCTTCCTCTACTCGGCCAACACATCGCTGCCCGACTTCATGATCAACACCCACACGGTCAGCGACGCGGGCGACATGAAGGCTTACAATGCGCGGCTTCGCGCCATCCCGGCCGCCCTCGACATTGCCATCACGCAGAGCCGCCAGTCCTCCGTCGCCGGCATTCGCGCCCCGAAATTCCAGATCGAGCGGATCATCAGCGGCAGCCGTACCCTGATCACCGGCGCACCCTTCGACCGGGGCAAGGACTCCCCGCTCTGGGCCGACGCCAAGGCCAAGGTCGCCAAGCTCCGGTCAGGCAACAAGGTCACCCAGGCCGAAGCCGACACCCTGCTCGCCGACGCCCGCACCTCCGTCCTCGCGCTCAAGCCCGGCTATGAGCGGGTGATCGCGTGGGCGCGAAGCGAACTCCCAAGGGCACCGAGCGGACGCGTCGGCGCCATTTCGCTCCCGGGAGGGACGGACTGGTATGCAACCGCGCTCAAGATCAACACGACCCTCGACCTCACCGCCGACCAGATCCACGCCATCGGCCTCAAGGAAGTCGCCCGGATCGAGGGTGAGCAGGATGCGCTGGCCCGGACTGCGGGCTTTGCCAACCGCCAGGCTTTCTACGCCGACCGCGCCAAGCGCTTCCCGCCGGCCGAATACACCGATGCAACGCGCAAGGAGTATCTCGACCGCGCCAACGCCGCCATCGCCCACAACCGCGAATTGCTGCCGGCGCGCTTCAACAACTTCCCGCAGTACAGGATGGAAGTCGTCCGCGAGCCCTCGTTCAGCGAGGTCGCCGGCGGCGCCGCCCACGCCGCCCCGCCAAGCCCCGACGGTGTCCGCCCCGGTCGGGTTTACGTCCACCTGGTCGGCAAGACGGAGGACCCCGCCGCCGTCTACGACCTGATGTGCCACGAGGGCGTGCCCGGCCACGTCATGGCCGGCGACATCCAGGTCCGCCAGACCGGCACCCCCAGGTTCCGCCGCGCCGGCGGCTACGTCGCCTTCAACGAAGGCTGGGCGCTCTATGCCGAATTGCTGTGCAAGGAGATGGGCGCCTTCCCCGACGTCGCCGCCGACTTCATGCGCCTCGACGCCGAGCTGTTCCGCGCCGCCAGGCTGGTGGTCGACACCGGCATCCATGCCAAGGGTTGGACCGAGGACCGGGCCGTCGCCTACATGATCGCCAGCGGTCGCCTTTCGCCCGAGATGGCCCGCTCCGAGGTGCGCCGCTACATCACGCTTCCGGGCCAGGCGACCGGCTACAAGATCGGCATGCTCAAGATCATGGAGTTGCGCGCCGCGGCCGAAAAGGCGCTCGGGCCCAAGTTCGACATCAAGGCTTTCGACGACCTGATCATCGCCGAAGGCTCGCAGCCGCTTCCGGTACTGGAGCGGCGGGTCAACAACTGGGTCGCGGCACAGCGGTAA
- a CDS encoding NAD(P)H-dependent oxidoreductase, with protein sequence MPLTAVALNCSLKPSGGKPSSTDAMIKVLADEFARHDVQLTETIRLADHDVKPGVESDMGEGDAWPGIRARILAADILIFGTPIWMGQTCSVAKRALERMDAFLSETDEQGRMPSFGKVVVAAIVGNEDGAHNVTADLFQSLNDTGWTIPAGASCYWVGEAMHKTDFNQLPETPKEVKQTAAMLASNAAHLAKLLKGAIYPGVKQDQ encoded by the coding sequence ATGCCGCTTACCGCCGTCGCCCTCAATTGCAGCCTGAAGCCGAGCGGCGGCAAGCCGTCCTCCACCGATGCGATGATCAAGGTCCTCGCCGACGAATTTGCCCGGCACGACGTGCAGCTCACCGAGACCATCCGGCTCGCCGACCATGACGTGAAGCCTGGGGTGGAGAGCGACATGGGCGAGGGCGACGCCTGGCCGGGCATCCGTGCGAGAATTCTGGCCGCCGACATCCTGATCTTCGGAACACCGATCTGGATGGGCCAGACCTGCAGCGTCGCCAAGCGCGCGCTGGAGCGGATGGACGCCTTCCTCAGCGAAACGGACGAACAGGGCCGGATGCCGAGCTTCGGCAAGGTCGTGGTGGCGGCGATCGTCGGCAATGAGGATGGCGCGCACAACGTCACCGCCGACCTGTTCCAGTCGCTGAACGATACTGGCTGGACCATCCCGGCCGGCGCGTCCTGCTATTGGGTGGGCGAGGCGATGCACAAGACCGACTTCAACCAGCTGCCCGAGACGCCGAAGGAAGTGAAGCAGACGGCCGCGATGCTCGCGTCCAACGCCGCGCACCTGGCGAAGCTGCTTAAAGGCGCGATATATCCCGGAGTGAAGCAGGACCAGTGA
- the gluQRS gene encoding tRNA glutamyl-Q(34) synthetase GluQRS, with protein MTTSRFAPSPTGRLHLGHAYSAVLGRLAAGRWLLRIEDLDPGRARPEFVGGIMEDLAWLGLAPDGVPLVQSARVAAYADALEQLKREGLVYACFCTRADIAASLTAPHGDAGSGYPGTCRELADDPERRERTPHSWRLNSANAMAAAGLPGWREADGITFASDAAQIGDAILARKDAPSSYHLACVVDDAASGVDLVVRGADLRPSTPVQRLLQVLLGLPEPTYLHHPLVVHEDGRRLAKRDSAPTLAAMRDAGVDGRALADALATGLLPPSYRLAMP; from the coding sequence ATGACAACGTCGCGGTTCGCGCCGTCGCCAACGGGTCGGCTGCACCTGGGGCACGCTTATAGCGCGGTGCTGGGGCGGCTGGCGGCCGGACGGTGGCTGCTGCGGATCGAGGATCTCGACCCCGGAAGGGCCCGGCCCGAGTTCGTCGGCGGGATCATGGAGGACCTGGCCTGGCTGGGGCTGGCGCCGGACGGCGTGCCGCTGGTCCAGTCGGCCCGGGTGGCGGCCTATGCCGATGCACTGGAGCAGCTGAAGCGGGAGGGGCTGGTCTACGCCTGCTTCTGCACGCGGGCGGACATCGCGGCCTCGCTGACCGCGCCGCATGGCGATGCGGGCAGCGGCTATCCGGGAACATGCCGAGAGCTTGCCGACGATCCGGAGCGACGGGAGCGGACGCCGCACAGCTGGCGGCTGAACAGCGCCAACGCGATGGCGGCGGCGGGCCTGCCCGGCTGGCGGGAGGCCGATGGCATCACCTTCGCCAGTGACGCGGCGCAGATCGGCGACGCGATCCTGGCGCGCAAGGACGCGCCCTCGTCCTATCACCTCGCCTGCGTGGTCGATGATGCGGCGAGCGGGGTCGACCTGGTGGTGCGTGGGGCGGACCTGCGTCCGTCCACGCCCGTTCAGCGGTTGCTGCAGGTGCTCCTTGGCCTGCCCGAGCCGACCTACCTGCATCACCCGCTCGTGGTACATGAGGACGGGCGGCGATTGGCCAAGCGGGACAGCGCGCCGACGCTTGCCGCGATGCGGGACGCCGGCGTGGATGGACGGGCGCTGGCCGACGCGCTTGCTACCGGACTTCTGCCACCTAGTTATCGGCTGGCGATGCCCTAA
- a CDS encoding cob(I)yrinic acid a,c-diamide adenosyltransferase — protein MVKLNRIYTRTGDGGEAGLVDGSRVSKAGARLTAIGEVDEVNCAVGLALAELSPEHRLASSLLRIQNELFDLGADLATPGEIEGALRILPEQVTRLESEIDALNEKLAPLTSFILPSGSRAVAALHLARATTRRAERAAVALAEGEAVGEAVLAYLNRLSDHLFVAARVVAAEGSGDVLWVPGATRT, from the coding sequence CTGGTCAAGCTCAACCGGATCTACACGCGCACCGGCGACGGCGGCGAGGCGGGCCTCGTCGACGGCAGCCGCGTCAGCAAGGCCGGTGCCCGCCTGACGGCGATCGGCGAAGTCGACGAGGTCAATTGCGCCGTTGGACTCGCGCTGGCGGAGTTGTCGCCGGAGCATCGGCTGGCGAGCTCGCTGCTGCGCATCCAGAATGAATTGTTCGATCTTGGCGCGGACCTCGCCACCCCTGGCGAGATCGAAGGCGCGCTGCGCATCCTGCCCGAGCAGGTGACCCGGCTCGAGAGCGAGATCGACGCCCTGAACGAGAAACTGGCGCCGCTCACCAGCTTCATCCTGCCGAGCGGGAGCCGGGCGGTCGCGGCACTTCACCTGGCGCGGGCGACCACCCGGCGGGCGGAGCGGGCGGCCGTTGCGCTGGCCGAGGGCGAGGCGGTCGGCGAGGCGGTGCTCGCCTACCTCAACCGCTTGTCCGACCATCTGTTCGTCGCGGCCCGCGTGGTGGCGGCGGAAGGGTCCGGCGACGTGCTGTGGGTGCCCGGGGCAACCCGGACCTAA
- a CDS encoding HNH endonuclease codes for MYHPELIRHPDSCPALVLNADYTPLSYYPLSLWPWQTAVKAMFLERVDVVSHYEREVHSPTHTLKLPSVIALRQFVRPNEYPAFTRFNLFLRDRFRCVYCGSHRELTFDHVIPRAQGGRTTWENVATACAPCNLKKGGRTPRQAGMPIHREPIRPTSWQLQDHGKSFPPNYLHSSWRDYLYWDVELDP; via the coding sequence GTGTACCATCCCGAACTCATTCGCCATCCCGACAGCTGTCCCGCCCTCGTGCTCAATGCGGATTACACTCCGCTGAGCTATTATCCCTTGAGCCTGTGGCCGTGGCAGACCGCGGTCAAGGCGATGTTCCTGGAGCGGGTCGATGTCGTCTCCCACTACGAACGCGAGGTTCACTCGCCGACCCACACGCTGAAACTGCCCAGCGTCATTGCGCTGCGCCAGTTCGTGCGGCCGAACGAATATCCCGCCTTCACCCGGTTCAACCTGTTCCTCCGCGACCGCTTCCGCTGCGTTTATTGCGGCAGCCACCGCGAACTCACCTTCGACCACGTGATTCCGCGCGCTCAGGGGGGCCGGACGACTTGGGAGAATGTCGCCACTGCCTGCGCGCCCTGCAACCTCAAGAAGGGCGGCCGAACCCCGCGCCAGGCCGGGATGCCGATCCACCGCGAGCCGATCCGGCCGACCAGCTGGCAATTGCAGGACCATGGCAAGAGCTTCCCGCCCAACTACCTGCATTCAAGCTGGCGCGACTATCTCTACTGGGACGTCGAGCTGGATCCGTAG
- a CDS encoding UTP--glucose-1-phosphate uridylyltransferase has product MTSTFKPVRKAVFPVAGLGTRLLPATKTMPKEMLTVIDRPLIQYAVDEAREAGIEQLIFVTGRGKSSLVDYFDQSYELEATMRGKGKDLSVLDASRADFGELISVRQQSPLGLGHAVWCARHVVGDEPFAVLLPDDLMAGSPGALRQMVDAYNRVGGNIVCAEEVAADKTASYGIVTPGRSDGTLTEVKGLVEKPKPEVAPSRLGVIGRYILQPEVMQVLDDQEPGAGGEIQLTDAMAKLIGNQPFHAVKVDAVRHDCGDRAGYVRATIALALGRDDLRDVVRDAVGAA; this is encoded by the coding sequence ATGACCAGCACGTTCAAGCCAGTTCGCAAGGCCGTCTTCCCCGTCGCGGGGCTCGGCACCCGGTTGCTTCCGGCGACCAAGACCATGCCCAAGGAGATGCTGACGGTGATCGACCGCCCGCTGATCCAATATGCGGTGGACGAGGCGCGCGAGGCGGGCATCGAGCAGCTGATCTTCGTCACCGGGCGGGGCAAGTCGAGCCTGGTCGACTATTTCGACCAGAGCTACGAGCTTGAGGCGACCATGCGCGGCAAGGGCAAGGACCTGTCGGTACTCGATGCCAGCCGCGCCGACTTCGGTGAGCTGATCAGCGTTCGCCAGCAGTCTCCGCTGGGGCTTGGTCATGCCGTGTGGTGCGCACGCCACGTGGTCGGCGATGAGCCGTTCGCGGTGCTGCTGCCGGACGATCTGATGGCGGGCAGCCCGGGCGCGCTTCGGCAGATGGTCGACGCCTACAATCGCGTCGGTGGCAACATCGTCTGCGCGGAGGAAGTCGCGGCCGACAAGACGGCAAGCTACGGCATCGTCACGCCGGGCCGGAGCGACGGCACGCTGACCGAGGTCAAGGGACTGGTCGAGAAGCCGAAGCCCGAAGTGGCGCCATCGCGACTGGGCGTCATCGGACGCTACATCCTGCAGCCCGAGGTGATGCAGGTGCTCGACGACCAGGAGCCGGGCGCCGGCGGCGAGATCCAGCTGACCGACGCGATGGCCAAGCTGATCGGCAATCAGCCGTTCCATGCGGTGAAGGTGGATGCGGTGCGGCACGATTGCGGCGACCGCGCCGGTTATGTCCGGGCGACAATCGCGCTGGCGCTCGGGCGCGACGATCTGCGCGACGTGGTGCGCGACGCGGTCGGGGCCGCCTAG
- a CDS encoding M10 family metallopeptidase C-terminal domain-containing protein, with translation MTLPRTVKLTVDSDPADFSLDPFGGTGATWRGKKILPLTGPNSVTSHLDSGETLKASNGVITYTFLDLAHLTGLYNNPNAGFTSAFGLSAYSPAQQDAARAAIRLWDDLIPQSFRETNGQGADIVFANSLDPAQAYAYYPGHRGWKFQSDVFTADPNDPVNGNWTNKWFTPGGYGNTTLVHELGHTLGLSHPGAYNYDANVPQTYAGLAEYAQDTNQYTIMSYWSSSLTGARTINWSTLTNNNAQTPMLHDIFVIQEKYGADPTTRVGDTVYGFNSTAGNAVYDFTKNPFPYLSIYDAGGNDTIDASGFTVSQFIDLHAGSFSSIGGAVPSAADVNAARAELSVLAGADLGGTTQASLTATANSYMNANAASIAADTGVSGIAATEYQNFSIAYGVTIENATGGSARDLLWGNDVANVLKGNGGNDVLRGFGGNDELWGGAGNDTFVFDNDKSTDTIKDFATGADKIDLRGVAGATSGYVSYNAATHTLGIDTDHNGAVDMTIIVLGSDVTLASDVLLHA, from the coding sequence ATGACCTTGCCCCGTACTGTAAAGCTTACCGTCGACAGCGATCCCGCCGATTTCAGCCTCGATCCGTTCGGCGGGACGGGTGCAACCTGGCGGGGCAAGAAGATCCTGCCACTGACCGGACCCAATAGCGTCACCAGTCACCTGGACTCGGGCGAAACGCTCAAGGCCTCCAACGGCGTGATCACCTACACCTTCCTCGACCTCGCTCACCTTACCGGGTTGTACAACAACCCGAACGCGGGCTTCACCTCGGCGTTCGGCCTGTCGGCTTACTCGCCCGCTCAGCAGGACGCGGCCCGCGCCGCCATACGGCTGTGGGACGACCTCATCCCGCAGAGCTTCCGTGAGACCAATGGGCAGGGCGCGGACATCGTCTTCGCCAACTCCCTCGATCCCGCTCAGGCTTATGCCTATTATCCGGGGCACCGGGGCTGGAAGTTCCAGAGCGACGTCTTCACCGCGGACCCCAACGATCCGGTCAACGGCAACTGGACCAACAAGTGGTTCACGCCGGGCGGATACGGCAACACCACGCTGGTGCACGAGCTTGGCCACACGCTGGGACTGTCGCACCCGGGAGCCTATAATTACGACGCCAACGTGCCCCAGACCTATGCCGGGCTGGCCGAATATGCCCAGGACACCAACCAGTATACGATCATGTCCTACTGGAGCTCGTCACTGACGGGCGCGCGGACGATCAATTGGTCGACGCTGACCAACAACAACGCGCAGACGCCAATGCTGCACGACATCTTCGTCATCCAGGAGAAGTATGGCGCGGATCCGACCACGCGCGTCGGCGACACGGTCTATGGCTTCAACTCGACCGCCGGGAACGCGGTGTATGACTTCACCAAGAACCCCTTCCCCTACCTGTCGATCTACGATGCGGGTGGGAACGACACGATCGATGCGTCGGGCTTTACCGTGTCGCAGTTCATCGACCTGCACGCCGGCTCGTTCAGCTCCATCGGCGGCGCGGTTCCCAGTGCGGCGGACGTCAACGCCGCCCGCGCCGAGCTGTCGGTGCTTGCCGGCGCCGATCTCGGCGGAACGACGCAGGCGTCGCTGACCGCGACGGCGAACAGCTACATGAACGCCAACGCCGCCAGCATCGCTGCCGACACGGGCGTCAGCGGCATCGCCGCGACCGAATATCAGAACTTCTCCATTGCTTATGGCGTCACGATCGAGAATGCGACCGGCGGTTCGGCGCGCGACCTGTTGTGGGGCAATGACGTCGCCAACGTCCTCAAGGGCAATGGCGGCAACGACGTGCTGCGCGGTTTTGGTGGCAACGACGAGCTGTGGGGAGGTGCGGGCAACGACACGTTCGTGTTCGACAACGACAAGTCGACCGACACCATCAAGGACTTCGCCACCGGTGCCGACAAGATCGACCTGCGCGGCGTCGCGGGCGCGACCAGCGGCTACGTCTCGTACAATGCCGCGACCCACACGCTGGGCATCGACACCGACCATAATGGCGCGGTGGACATGACCATCATCGTGCTGGGCTCGGATGTGACCCTTGCCTCGGACGTGCTGCTTCACGCCTGA
- a CDS encoding TlpA disulfide reductase family protein, whose amino-acid sequence MRLIMLSAALLLIAGCDRQVSSNGQAAADANSAAPVKPQASKLDRSQAGKPAPDVSFVDGDGAETSLAAFSGKPVLLNLWATWCAPCIKELPTLDKLSASPGAPQVVALSQDMQPQSTVAAFMDERKIGLESYQDKEMAMSTALGVQTLPTTILYGSDGKEIWRYSGEMDWTSPQAAQMLTAAK is encoded by the coding sequence ATGCGCCTCATCATGCTCTCGGCCGCCCTGCTGCTCATCGCCGGTTGCGATAGGCAAGTTTCCTCCAACGGCCAAGCCGCCGCGGACGCCAATTCGGCCGCTCCGGTCAAACCGCAGGCCAGCAAGCTCGACCGATCCCAGGCCGGCAAGCCCGCGCCCGACGTCAGCTTTGTCGATGGCGATGGTGCGGAAACCAGCCTTGCCGCTTTCTCCGGCAAGCCCGTGCTGCTGAATCTGTGGGCGACCTGGTGCGCGCCATGCATCAAGGAGCTGCCGACCCTCGACAAGCTTTCGGCAAGCCCCGGTGCCCCGCAAGTGGTCGCGCTCAGCCAGGACATGCAGCCCCAGTCGACGGTCGCGGCCTTCATGGACGAACGGAAGATTGGCCTCGAAAGCTACCAGGACAAGGAAATGGCGATGAGCACCGCCCTTGGCGTGCAGACCCTGCCCACCACCATTCTCTACGGCTCGGACGGCAAGGAAATCTGGCGCTATTCGGGCGAAATGGACTGGACCAGTCCGCAGGCCGCCCAGATGCTCACCGCAGCCAAGTAA
- a CDS encoding response regulator, translating into MAGSAPHILVVDPKAAHRALLARRLTAEGYGVTTTDSVGAAIALLHRTPVDLVLAELAMPVFDGIALTQRLRATSAWRDLPVILISGRSEHDGVVRALAGGADDVVVKPFHFEVLVARIARQLERARALRELRADMAAMDARVVERAIAFGELQDRYRAREAELRRVEA; encoded by the coding sequence ATGGCTGGTTCAGCTCCGCATATTCTCGTTGTCGATCCCAAGGCGGCCCATCGCGCGCTGCTCGCCCGCCGCCTCACCGCGGAGGGCTATGGAGTCACCACGACCGACAGCGTCGGGGCGGCCATCGCTCTGCTTCACCGGACCCCGGTCGACCTTGTGCTGGCCGAACTCGCCATGCCGGTGTTCGACGGCATCGCCCTGACCCAGCGCCTGCGGGCCACCTCGGCCTGGCGGGACCTGCCGGTGATCCTCATCAGCGGTCGCAGCGAGCATGACGGCGTTGTGCGTGCCCTCGCTGGCGGCGCCGACGACGTGGTCGTCAAGCCCTTCCACTTTGAAGTGCTGGTAGCCCGCATCGCCCGCCAGCTCGAACGCGCCCGCGCCCTTCGCGAATTGCGCGCCGACATGGCCGCGATGGACGCCCGCGTGGTGGAGCGCGCGATCGCTTTCGGTGAACTCCAGGACCGCTACCGCGCCCGCGAAGCGGAGCTTCGGCGGGTCGAGGCCTAG